A genome region from candidate division KSB1 bacterium includes the following:
- a CDS encoding carboxypeptidase-like regulatory domain-containing protein — protein sequence MIVQLTQNKLFSQDQSGIIKGTVIKLESGEKLPGANIIVTNTLFGASSNSDGEYQITGLDTGTYNLECNLIGYKSISITDIQVKEDKPTEITFLLSPTTLEHDEIVVSFEMPKKMPNKNKYDIDPDFAIIVDDSIDPDMIIAVDPSVDPGIFLNSINPTMGVKSSNDTLNIRILDLIKDKSKSKKEKEH from the coding sequence ATGATTGTACAGTTAACACAGAATAAGCTTTTTAGTCAAGACCAAAGTGGGATTATCAAAGGGACTGTTATTAAACTTGAAAGCGGTGAGAAACTTCCAGGAGCGAACATAATTGTGACTAACACGTTATTTGGGGCATCTTCAAATTCTGATGGAGAATATCAAATCACGGGATTAGATACAGGCACATACAACCTTGAATGTAATCTAATTGGTTATAAATCAATTTCAATTACTGATATCCAAGTCAAAGAGGATAAACCAACAGAAATTACTTTTTTGCTCTCCCCCACCACTCTGGAACATGATGAGATAGTTGTAAGTTTCGAAATGCCTAAGAAAATGCCCAACAAAAATAAGTATGATATTGATCCAGATTTTGCCATTATCGTTGATGACTCGATTGATCCAGATATGATAATCGCCGTCGATCCTTCCGTCGATCCCGGTATTTTTTTGAATTCCATCAATCCCACAATGGGAGTAAAATCAAGCAATGATACATTGAATATAAGGATACTTGATTTAATAAAAGATAAATCAAAATCAAAAAAAGAAAAAGAACACTGA
- a CDS encoding PH domain-containing protein — protein sequence MNKKTKQTEYLDHPRPSTLYILMLLTVLIILCIPFLAVSFMINSSVRLYLFPFLILVFAIFGIFLHAAFSTVYKFKNKKLYIRCGIFFTRIPLADIQRIHKKRFIPRITGWNSRSIKGFNNRFANGLLILTQNRQVYISPTQPKEFTLSLQVYNGKPFPYTTFTSD from the coding sequence ATGAATAAAAAGACAAAACAAACCGAATATCTCGACCATCCCAGGCCTTCGACGTTGTATATTTTAATGCTGCTCACCGTTCTGATCATTTTGTGCATTCCGTTTCTGGCGGTTTCGTTTATGATCAATTCAAGCGTGCGGCTGTATCTGTTCCCGTTTCTCATTCTGGTCTTTGCGATATTCGGAATTTTTCTTCACGCCGCCTTTAGCACTGTTTATAAATTTAAAAATAAAAAGCTGTACATCCGCTGCGGTATTTTTTTCACACGCATCCCGCTTGCCGACATTCAACGCATTCACAAAAAACGTTTTATTCCGCGAATTACCGGATGGAACTCGAGATCTATAAAAGGATTTAACAACAGATTTGCCAACGGATTGCTGATTTTGACGCAAAATCGACAGGTATATATCAGTCCCACACAGCCGAAAGAGTTTACATTGTCCCTGCAGGTCTATAACGGAAAGCCGTTTCCCTATACCACATTTACCAGTGATTGA
- a CDS encoding phage integrase N-terminal SAM-like domain-containing protein — protein MSQGKSERTIEMYIRSIAQLSTHYQKPPDQITEEELRQYFLYNKTHRNPKWIFPAPGRGGNAMPTTDKPIPLTSIQIAFKEAKDAAKIAKKEMGLSYQTSWKRTISS, from the coding sequence ATCTCACAGGGTAAATCGGAACGAACAATTGAAATGTACATTCGTTCTATTGCTCAACTTTCAACACATTACCAAAAACCACCTGATCAAATCACCGAAGAGGAACTGCGCCAATACTTCCTCTACAACAAAACACATCGAAATCCAAAATGGATATTCCCGGCACCTGGCCGTGGTGGAAACGCTATGCCAACCACTGATAAACCTATTCCTTTGACAAGTATACAAATTGCTTTCAAAGAAGCCAAGGATGCTGCTAAAATTGCAAAAAAAGAAATGGGTTTGTCATATCAAACCAGTTGGAAACGGACAATCAGCTCTTAA
- a CDS encoding restriction endonuclease subunit S, whose product MKAFENIILPRVGELRMGETIIEKDCTGEGLPIYSADKSNRPWAYSTHFKRLNQPGTIVIGARGTIGYPRLPKEAAFGATQTTITLKPDSESFVPKFVYYALQQLDFSVLGAQQAIPMLTVGNLETVTIPWFPKPEKSKVISTVDQAIEQTESLIAKQQRDSDTKQSFVSNDVPK is encoded by the coding sequence ATGAAAGCCTTTGAAAATATTATTCTCCCGAGAGTCGGTGAACTTCGCATGGGTGAAACGATCATTGAGAAGGACTGCACAGGTGAGGGATTACCGATCTATTCAGCAGATAAAAGCAACCGTCCTTGGGCATATTCAACACATTTCAAGCGCCTAAACCAACCCGGGACAATCGTTATTGGGGCGAGAGGTACAATTGGCTACCCGAGACTTCCGAAAGAAGCAGCATTTGGTGCAACTCAAACTACGATTACGCTCAAACCAGATTCAGAAAGCTTTGTGCCAAAGTTCGTTTATTACGCCCTTCAACAACTCGACTTTTCGGTTCTTGGTGCTCAGCAGGCGATACCGATGCTCACAGTCGGCAATTTGGAAACGGTCACTATTCCCTGGTTCCCCAAACCCGAAAAATCCAAAGTCATTTCCACGGTTGATCAGGCCATTGAGCAGACGGAAAGCCTGATTGCCAAGCAGCAGCGTGATTCCGACACAAAACAAAGTTTCGTGAGCAATGACGTGCCAAAATGA
- a CDS encoding M3 family metallopeptidase encodes MKSAATVWLLSLVVLFTAHAKENPLLQEFDTPFQVPPFNRIQVEHFVPAFEQAIKDHNQEIEAIVENTQPPTFENTIAALDYSGEKLNQIELVFYNLRSADSNPQIQEIAKEISPKLSAHYDSILLNADLFKRVKTVYNKKDKFDLNREQETVLEKIYKDFVRGGADLSETDKDTLRDINQQMSLATIQFGDNVLAETNDFQLILEESDLDGLPEWLRSSAAEAAKDAGHSGKYVFTLHKPSWIPFLQYSERRDLREKLYKAVMMRGDNGNENDNKGIIRNIVNLRVQKAHLLGYDSHAHYVLDRNMAGQPERVYSLLNKLWGAALPVAKQEAADMQAMIDEQGDDFKLASWDWWYYAEKVRQQKYALSEEELKPYFKLTAMRDGAFDLANRLFGLEIRPLTSLPVYHDDVETFEVLDRDGTRLGILYMDFYTRASKRGGAWCTSFREQMKVDGERILPVVSIVTNFPKPSGDTPSLLSYDNVETLFHEFGHGLHNLLSQCTYPRVSGTSVPRDFVELPSQIMENWPAEPSVIRKYAWHYKTGEPMPDELIAKLDKSKHFNQGFATVEYLAASFLDMDYHTLEKQQELDVNGFEDQSMKSLGLIDEIIPRYRSTYFMHIFSGGYSSGYYSYIWAEVLDADAYQAFKENGLFDPETAESFRKYILETGGSDDAMVLYKRFRGHEPTIKPLLERRGLE; translated from the coding sequence ATGAAATCTGCTGCTACTGTCTGGCTATTGAGTCTGGTCGTCTTGTTTACAGCTCACGCAAAGGAGAATCCATTGTTACAGGAATTTGATACCCCGTTTCAGGTACCGCCGTTCAATCGCATTCAGGTTGAACATTTTGTTCCTGCTTTTGAACAGGCGATAAAAGATCATAATCAGGAAATTGAAGCGATTGTTGAAAACACCCAGCCGCCCACCTTTGAAAATACCATTGCCGCTCTGGATTACAGCGGTGAAAAACTGAATCAGATCGAATTGGTATTTTATAATCTGCGTTCCGCGGATTCAAATCCGCAGATACAAGAAATCGCCAAAGAAATCTCTCCCAAGCTGTCCGCTCATTACGACAGTATTTTGTTGAACGCGGATTTGTTCAAACGTGTGAAAACCGTTTACAACAAAAAAGATAAATTTGATCTGAACCGCGAACAGGAAACGGTTCTGGAAAAGATCTATAAAGATTTTGTCCGCGGCGGGGCGGATCTGTCAGAAACGGACAAGGATACCCTGCGCGATATCAACCAGCAGATGTCTCTGGCCACCATCCAGTTCGGTGACAATGTGCTGGCCGAGACGAATGATTTCCAGCTGATACTGGAGGAAAGCGACCTGGACGGTTTGCCCGAATGGCTGCGCAGCAGCGCGGCTGAAGCTGCAAAAGACGCGGGACACTCTGGCAAATACGTGTTCACCCTGCACAAACCCAGCTGGATTCCGTTTTTACAATACTCGGAGCGGCGTGACCTGCGCGAAAAACTTTACAAAGCCGTAATGATGCGCGGAGATAACGGCAATGAAAATGATAACAAAGGCATTATCCGCAATATTGTCAATTTGCGCGTGCAGAAAGCGCATCTGTTGGGCTATGACTCGCACGCCCATTATGTCCTGGACCGCAATATGGCCGGTCAGCCCGAGCGTGTGTACAGTCTGCTCAACAAACTCTGGGGCGCGGCCCTGCCAGTGGCCAAACAGGAAGCTGCGGACATGCAGGCGATGATCGATGAACAGGGCGATGATTTTAAGCTGGCGTCCTGGGACTGGTGGTATTACGCGGAAAAAGTCCGGCAGCAGAAATACGCCCTGAGCGAAGAAGAATTGAAACCCTATTTCAAACTCACCGCCATGCGCGACGGCGCGTTTGATCTGGCCAACCGGTTGTTCGGCCTTGAAATTCGGCCTCTGACCAGCCTGCCGGTGTATCACGATGATGTGGAGACCTTTGAGGTGCTTGACCGGGACGGCACGCGGCTCGGGATCCTGTACATGGATTTTTACACCCGCGCCAGCAAACGCGGCGGCGCCTGGTGCACCTCGTTTCGCGAACAGATGAAAGTGGACGGCGAGCGCATTCTGCCGGTGGTGTCCATTGTCACCAATTTCCCCAAGCCGTCCGGAGATACGCCGTCTTTGCTGAGCTATGACAATGTCGAAACCCTGTTCCATGAATTCGGGCACGGACTGCACAACCTGCTGTCCCAATGCACTTATCCGCGCGTATCCGGCACCTCGGTGCCGCGTGACTTTGTTGAATTGCCGTCCCAGATCATGGAAAACTGGCCGGCTGAACCGTCCGTGATCAGGAAGTACGCCTGGCATTACAAAACCGGCGAACCCATGCCGGATGAACTGATCGCCAAACTGGACAAGAGCAAGCATTTTAATCAGGGGTTTGCCACAGTCGAGTACCTGGCAGCCTCATTCCTGGATATGGATTATCATACTCTGGAAAAACAGCAGGAGCTGGATGTAAACGGGTTTGAGGATCAGTCCATGAAAAGCCTGGGACTGATCGACGAGATCATCCCGCGTTACCGCAGCACCTATTTTATGCATATTTTCTCCGGCGGATATTCCTCCGGGTATTACAGCTATATTTGGGCCGAGGTGCTGGACGCGGATGCGTATCAGGCATTCAAGGAAAACGGTTTGTTTGACCCGGAAACCGCTGAAAGCTTTCGTAAATATATCCTGGAAACAGGCGGCTCGGATGATGCCATGGTGCTGTACAAACGCTTTCGCGGCCATGAACCGACGATTAAACCGCTGCTGGAGCGGCGCGGACTCGAATAG
- a CDS encoding PD-(D/E)XK nuclease family protein, translating into MQNINYNFIPFTASVIDSAVQTRSADQSLLVFPSESSKMAGLRRYQTEWNFERVRFLSMEELKNELFHSDRPILKEEKRTLAFYSCLTDKDKDFFKISNYFQSIDTALKFFSLWEELNEELTNMPQILEQLEASGLMLSEWQLQMLNKLEELLQRYQAFITLKGYSDTIFQYHPAQLDPEPIRDIRQITFVNQYYYTRLERSMIEQLLGHNYAVTLIYQLPENLLDKETLSVKPFSLRDLQGQTQTIRIYECRDAFSMFLTLVREVRQTGIRHVIDQSRLSQTFSRYCSPRHYRVGQYQSVQETPVYPFLHTLHTLLDGLMFEPQRKKILLPLQLILQALQDSAFYAYFAPPPTQQAVLEMCYEAIDKDYHYLDVDGDCLQERMFQNTDLTVLTNLFSLLKRFFSVQSIQNFIDLIDTPDGLEISRLTDNPEERELFYRTLADFASIERIKLIDDWQTLFRSTDTRLPVVPTGMLRLFLDYLAPKRVRRQMDVDSKRTDFTSLLDTRNLQYSALAVFNLVEGELPHAPSTPFLFTEQQRQIIGLKTFEDIQQREKYYFMRLVLTTPELVLLTRKDSENNIEPSSFLEQIRLYAPVTLVQAEPFRNMIPAYHALLKTDMTFAVDSDVTRMRSFFSIPHDPQQDTRTLQLSTYALIDLLDNPFTFYLKRIGRLQDRKRRVENEISHRILGNMVHNVLNRIWFSLLDRGMAGEPLTFDFSHIDTDLIRRYIKKELKDSRYYYKSPHNYTSLYLERIVSRFIENGITAFFRELDKRGFSGQPLHIYPEQDVPTVGDTQKQWIWANEHRLNFDIFINARADLRIENERTTIIDYKTGSEQNAHREQLWLYELYYLLLDYPDRAEHVQSFFYFVFKQNSKDYPGQENAARLKAELIQKLNDVYYNGYCLPEQKSKISQFEDIARKDIFGSRQFTKEQNMKEIYE; encoded by the coding sequence GTGCAGAACATCAATTACAACTTTATACCATTCACAGCATCGGTCATCGACTCCGCAGTCCAGACCCGGTCAGCAGATCAGTCCTTGCTTGTTTTCCCGTCTGAAAGCAGTAAAATGGCGGGCTTGCGGCGCTACCAGACCGAATGGAATTTCGAGCGGGTCCGGTTTCTGAGCATGGAAGAGCTGAAAAATGAGTTGTTCCACAGCGACCGGCCGATTCTCAAAGAGGAAAAACGCACGCTGGCATTTTATTCATGCCTGACAGATAAAGATAAGGATTTTTTTAAAATATCCAACTATTTCCAGTCCATTGACACCGCTCTCAAGTTTTTTTCGCTCTGGGAAGAACTGAACGAAGAGTTGACCAACATGCCGCAAATCCTCGAACAGCTTGAAGCGTCGGGACTGATGCTCAGCGAGTGGCAACTCCAAATGCTGAACAAACTCGAGGAATTGCTGCAGCGATATCAAGCGTTCATCACGTTGAAAGGATATTCGGATACTATTTTTCAATACCATCCGGCTCAACTGGACCCTGAACCTATACGGGATATCCGCCAGATCACGTTTGTGAATCAGTATTATTACACCCGACTCGAACGCAGCATGATCGAGCAGCTGCTTGGACACAACTATGCGGTCACTCTGATTTATCAGCTTCCGGAAAACTTGCTGGACAAAGAGACCCTGAGCGTCAAGCCATTCAGTCTGCGCGACCTCCAGGGGCAGACACAAACGATCCGCATTTACGAATGCCGGGATGCGTTCAGCATGTTTCTCACCCTGGTGCGCGAGGTCCGGCAAACCGGAATACGGCACGTTATCGATCAATCGCGCTTGTCCCAGACCTTTTCCCGCTACTGCTCACCGCGTCACTACCGGGTGGGTCAGTATCAATCGGTTCAGGAAACCCCGGTGTATCCCTTTTTGCATACGCTGCATACCTTACTGGATGGTCTGATGTTCGAACCGCAACGAAAAAAAATCCTGCTGCCGCTGCAGCTGATCTTGCAGGCGCTGCAGGACTCTGCATTCTATGCGTATTTTGCTCCCCCGCCCACGCAGCAAGCTGTTCTGGAGATGTGCTATGAGGCCATCGACAAGGATTATCATTATCTGGATGTAGACGGCGACTGTCTGCAGGAACGTATGTTTCAAAATACTGACCTCACCGTATTGACAAATCTGTTCTCACTGTTGAAACGGTTTTTCAGTGTGCAGTCCATTCAGAATTTCATCGATCTCATTGACACGCCGGATGGACTCGAGATCAGCCGATTGACGGATAACCCGGAGGAACGCGAATTATTCTACAGAACCCTGGCTGATTTTGCATCCATCGAACGCATCAAGCTGATTGATGACTGGCAAACTCTGTTCCGATCCACTGACACGCGCCTGCCTGTGGTTCCGACGGGAATGTTGCGGCTCTTTCTCGATTATCTGGCCCCCAAACGGGTGCGCCGACAAATGGATGTGGACAGCAAACGCACGGACTTTACCAGTTTGCTGGACACCCGTAACCTGCAGTATTCCGCCCTGGCGGTGTTCAATCTGGTTGAAGGAGAGCTGCCGCACGCCCCCAGCACACCGTTTCTGTTTACCGAGCAGCAGCGTCAGATCATCGGATTAAAGACATTCGAGGATATTCAGCAGCGGGAAAAATATTATTTTATGCGTCTTGTTCTCACCACTCCCGAACTGGTTCTCTTGACCCGCAAAGACAGTGAAAACAACATCGAGCCCAGTTCATTCCTCGAACAAATCAGGCTCTATGCGCCGGTAACCCTTGTCCAGGCGGAACCGTTCCGAAACATGATCCCGGCCTATCATGCTCTGCTGAAAACCGATATGACATTTGCTGTCGATTCTGATGTGACCCGAATGCGCTCCTTTTTCAGCATTCCGCATGATCCGCAGCAGGATACGCGCACCCTGCAACTGAGCACTTATGCGCTCATTGATCTGCTGGACAATCCTTTTACGTTCTACCTCAAACGCATCGGCCGACTCCAGGATCGCAAGCGTCGTGTTGAAAACGAAATATCGCATCGGATTTTGGGCAATATGGTGCACAACGTACTCAACCGCATCTGGTTCAGTCTTTTGGACCGCGGCATGGCGGGAGAACCTCTGACTTTTGATTTCAGTCACATTGACACGGATTTGATCCGGCGGTATATTAAAAAAGAACTGAAAGACAGCCGTTACTACTACAAATCGCCGCACAATTACACCTCGTTGTACCTGGAGCGCATTGTCAGCCGCTTTATCGAGAACGGGATCACGGCATTCTTTCGCGAACTGGATAAACGCGGTTTCAGCGGTCAGCCGCTGCACATTTATCCGGAACAGGATGTTCCCACCGTGGGTGACACACAAAAACAGTGGATTTGGGCGAACGAGCATCGATTGAATTTCGATATCTTTATAAACGCCAGGGCTGATCTGCGTATCGAGAATGAGCGCACCACGATTATTGATTACAAAACAGGGTCGGAACAAAATGCCCATCGTGAGCAGCTGTGGCTGTACGAGTTGTATTATCTGCTGCTGGACTATCCGGATAGAGCCGAACACGTGCAGTCGTTTTTTTATTTTGTGTTCAAACAAAATTCGAAAGACTATCCCGGCCAGGAGAATGCCGCGCGACTGAAAGCTGAACTGATTCAGAAATTGAATGACGTTTATTACAACGGCTATTGCCTTCCGGAGCAAAAATCCAAAATTTCTCAATTTGAAGATATTGCCCGTAAAGACATCTTTGGCTCCCGGCAATTTACTAAAGAACAGAACATGAAAGAAATCTATGAATAA
- a CDS encoding transposase gives MQKKKWVCHIKPVGNGQSALKGGGIISFNFLFLFKIIYPTPKYLAPYIMRVAISDKNIINLQHGKVTFRYKDAQTDTVKTRSLDANEFIYLFLQHILPKSFVKVRYFGILATKKRGELAYVKELIGERLQTNIDDLITDDKIMKCPDCGHALIFVAEIPKRRGPPNIGLTISKL, from the coding sequence TTGCAAAAAAAGAAATGGGTTTGTCATATCAAACCAGTTGGAAACGGACAATCAGCTCTTAAGGGGGGTGGGATTATATCTTTTAATTTCCTTTTTCTTTTCAAAATAATCTATCCCACCCCTAAATACTTGGCACCATACATCATGCGTGTAGCCATTTCTGACAAAAACATAATAAACTTACAACATGGCAAGGTAACATTCCGCTATAAAGATGCTCAAACAGATACCGTGAAAACCCGGTCACTGGATGCCAATGAATTCATATATCTGTTCTTACAGCATATTCTTCCAAAAAGCTTTGTAAAAGTGCGCTATTTCGGAATATTGGCCACCAAAAAACGAGGTGAATTGGCATATGTCAAAGAACTGATCGGTGAACGTTTACAAACAAATATTGATGATTTAATCACAGACGATAAAATCATGAAATGCCCTGACTGCGGACATGCACTGATTTTTGTCGCGGAAATCCCGAAAAGAAGAGGACCTCCAAACATTGGGCTTACAATCTCAAAACTTTAA